A genomic window from Chitinophaga pollutisoli includes:
- the meaB gene encoding methylmalonyl Co-A mutase-associated GTPase MeaB: protein MSALLDRLLSGDARALARSISLVENEAPGYEQLLESLPARAGTRVVGITGPPGAGKSTLVNALITALLQRQQRVAVIAVDPSSPFNFGALLGDRIRMSSHFSDPNVFIRSMASRGALGGLCPKILETADLIKAAGYDYLFIETVGVGQSEVEIAGIADTTVVVVVPEAGDEIQTMKAGLMEIAAIFAVNKSDRPKADEFVRNLRLLAHSRRTEGWETPVIKTVAFRGDGIEELIAALDNHRDHIHENRGRKSLLLAEKAWQLIQYKKMRQVDRQGLLAEIRRHMDDPGFNLYRIIHRYS from the coding sequence ATGTCTGCATTACTTGACCGGCTCCTTTCGGGAGACGCCAGAGCCCTGGCCCGGAGCATTTCCCTGGTGGAGAACGAGGCTCCCGGATATGAGCAGTTGCTGGAATCGCTTCCGGCGCGCGCAGGCACCCGCGTGGTGGGTATTACCGGCCCGCCCGGCGCGGGAAAAAGCACGCTGGTCAACGCCCTCATCACCGCACTGCTCCAAAGGCAGCAACGTGTAGCCGTTATCGCGGTAGACCCTTCGTCGCCCTTTAATTTCGGCGCGCTGCTGGGCGACCGCATCCGCATGTCGTCGCACTTCTCCGATCCCAACGTCTTCATCCGTTCCATGGCGAGCCGCGGGGCATTGGGCGGGCTGTGCCCCAAGATCCTTGAAACGGCCGATCTCATCAAGGCCGCGGGATACGATTACCTGTTCATCGAAACGGTGGGTGTGGGCCAGAGTGAAGTGGAGATCGCCGGCATCGCGGATACGACCGTGGTGGTGGTGGTGCCGGAAGCAGGCGATGAAATCCAGACCATGAAAGCCGGGCTTATGGAAATCGCCGCGATCTTCGCCGTCAACAAATCGGATCGCCCGAAGGCCGATGAGTTTGTGCGCAACCTGCGCCTGCTGGCGCATTCGCGGCGGACGGAAGGATGGGAAACGCCCGTGATCAAAACCGTGGCTTTCCGGGGCGACGGGATCGAAGAGCTGATAGCGGCGCTGGATAACCACCGCGATCACATCCACGAGAACCGCGGGCGCAAATCCTTGCTGTTGGCCGAAAAGGCCTGGCAACTTATCCAGTACAAAAAGATGCGGCAGGTAGACCGGCAGGGCCTGCTGGCGGAGATCCGCCGCCATATGGACGATCCCGGGTTCAACCTCTACCGGATCATTCACCGCTATAGCTGA
- a CDS encoding multidrug efflux SMR transporter: MAWLFLVLGGLFEIGFTISLKYSENFTKLWPSVSFAVCISLSFFLLNKAINNGLPIGTAYAVWTGIGAAGTAIAGMLIFKEPATAMRLLFLVMLIGSIIGLKFVSEAH; this comes from the coding sequence ATGGCTTGGTTATTCCTGGTGCTGGGCGGTCTTTTCGAGATCGGCTTTACCATTTCGCTGAAGTATTCCGAGAATTTCACGAAGCTCTGGCCTTCGGTATCGTTCGCAGTTTGCATTTCACTGAGCTTCTTTTTGCTCAACAAAGCGATCAACAACGGGTTGCCGATAGGCACCGCATACGCGGTATGGACGGGCATCGGCGCGGCAGGTACCGCCATCGCGGGCATGCTTATTTTCAAAGAGCCGGCAACGGCCATGCGGCTGTTGTTCCTGGTCATGCTGATCGGGTCCATCATCGGGCTGAAATTCGTTTCTGAAGCGCATTAG
- a CDS encoding MarR family winged helix-turn-helix transcriptional regulator, with product MRKESTFNPEHQATNTASKVVAALERLSEAFRVLLWQEAKQYGISPIQVQILTYLLHYPEKLKTVTHLAAHFNMTKATISDAIKTIESKGFVRRKDDKEDSRSHTLHLTREGKTVARRVERFAEPMQESVQDMPAEKQAGMLEQLLGLIQDLNKNLIITPQRMCYNCRFYEKKGKLHYCHLVNAILKAAELRVECPEFRKPAI from the coding sequence ATGCGAAAGGAATCCACCTTCAACCCGGAGCATCAGGCTACCAATACCGCCAGTAAAGTGGTGGCCGCACTGGAAAGACTTTCAGAAGCTTTCCGCGTGTTGCTTTGGCAGGAAGCGAAACAATACGGGATCAGCCCCATTCAGGTGCAGATCCTGACTTACCTCCTTCATTATCCGGAAAAACTAAAAACAGTTACGCATCTTGCCGCGCATTTCAACATGACGAAAGCGACGATCAGCGATGCGATCAAGACGATTGAATCCAAGGGATTTGTAAGAAGGAAAGATGACAAAGAAGACAGCCGCAGCCATACCCTGCACCTGACCCGCGAGGGAAAAACGGTTGCCCGGCGGGTGGAGCGTTTTGCAGAGCCGATGCAGGAATCCGTGCAGGACATGCCTGCGGAAAAGCAGGCGGGCATGCTGGAGCAATTGCTGGGCCTTATCCAGGATCTGAACAAGAACCTGATCATCACGCCGCAGCGGATGTGCTACAACTGCAGATTTTATGAAAAGAAAGGGAAATTACATTATTGTCACCTCGTGAACGCCATTCTCAAAGCGGCGGAATTGCGGGTAGAGTGCCCCGAATTCAGGAAACCAGCCATTTGA
- a CDS encoding DUF420 domain-containing protein yields the protein MNLKQKNLNVFITIVSIAIPVVVAVLFVIPKPNVDAGFDVKVMPFFHACLNSATAVLLLASLYFIKNGRRNAHKWANLSAVGLSVLFLLSYVTYHFLTDSTKFGDIDHNGVVDAAEIAAVGSIRYMYFFLLLTHILLAIVIVPLVLFTLLRGFQSDWPKHRRIARITWPIWFYVAVTGVIVYIMISPYYA from the coding sequence ATGAATCTGAAGCAAAAGAACCTGAACGTATTCATCACCATCGTATCCATCGCTATCCCCGTAGTGGTGGCGGTGCTGTTCGTTATCCCGAAGCCCAATGTGGACGCGGGTTTCGACGTGAAGGTGATGCCTTTCTTCCACGCTTGCCTCAACTCCGCCACGGCGGTGCTCCTGCTGGCGAGCCTTTATTTTATCAAGAACGGGCGCCGAAACGCGCATAAATGGGCGAACCTCAGCGCCGTGGGGCTTTCGGTGCTGTTCCTCCTGTCGTATGTAACCTACCACTTCCTCACCGATTCCACCAAATTCGGGGATATAGATCACAATGGCGTGGTAGACGCCGCGGAGATCGCGGCTGTAGGCAGCATCCGGTACATGTATTTCTTTTTGCTGCTCACGCATATCCTTCTGGCCATCGTGATCGTACCGCTGGTATTATTCACCCTGCTGCGGGGCTTCCAGTCCGACTGGCCGAAGCACCGCCGCATTGCGCGGATCACCTGGCCGATCTGGTTCTACGTAGCCGTCACCGGCGTGATCGTGTATATCATGATTTCACCTTACTACGCCTGA
- a CDS encoding SCO family protein: MDHYGKNVVEVPPFLIAERVDTIVKDGKTTYDTIYHQVQDFTLTNQLGEQVSLRQLDGKILVVNFFFTSCPTICPTLIKNLKRVQDSYINAKNDTLIQILSLSVDPVRDSVPVLKHYADTRNIDPRNWWLLTGEKKTIYDLARYEFFVNALEGDGGPDDFIHTEKFVVIDKNRFIRGYYNGMDTSDVRRMVNDIAILHIAKDKKKPGLLKRLFSSAH, translated from the coding sequence GTGGACCATTACGGCAAAAATGTCGTGGAAGTGCCGCCGTTTCTCATCGCGGAAAGAGTGGACACCATTGTGAAGGACGGAAAAACCACCTACGATACCATCTACCACCAGGTACAGGATTTCACCCTCACCAACCAGCTCGGCGAACAGGTCAGCCTCCGCCAGCTCGACGGCAAGATCCTCGTCGTGAATTTCTTCTTTACGAGCTGTCCCACCATATGCCCCACCCTCATCAAAAACCTGAAGCGGGTGCAGGACTCTTACATCAACGCCAAGAACGACACCCTCATTCAGATACTCTCCCTCTCGGTAGATCCTGTGCGCGACTCCGTGCCCGTGCTCAAGCATTATGCCGACACGCGGAACATCGACCCCCGCAACTGGTGGCTCCTTACCGGTGAGAAGAAAACCATCTACGACCTGGCCCGGTACGAATTCTTCGTCAACGCCCTGGAAGGAGACGGCGGCCCGGATGATTTCATCCACACCGAGAAATTTGTAGTGATCGACAAAAACCGATTTATCCGCGGTTACTATAACGGCATGGATACCAGCGACGTTCGCCGCATGGTGAACGATATCGCCATCCTGCATATCGCCAAAGACAAAAAGAAGCCCGGCCTGCTCAAGCGCCTGTTTTCTTCCGCCCACTAA
- a CDS encoding cytochrome C oxidase subunit IV family protein, producing the protein MAHTHNASDRQASIKSIWRTFWILLIVTMVEVGLAFLHLYTGFPGKLLLNSVFIGLTIVKAFYIVAEFMHLGHEIKNLIWTILMPLLLFIWFIIAFLADGDSWKHMRRNSPSAPLPAEKVAPAHGGGNHH; encoded by the coding sequence ATGGCGCATACTCATAACGCATCCGACAGGCAGGCATCCATCAAGAGCATCTGGAGAACATTCTGGATCCTCCTGATCGTTACCATGGTGGAAGTAGGGCTCGCATTCCTGCACCTGTATACCGGCTTCCCCGGCAAACTGTTGCTGAACTCCGTATTCATCGGCCTGACCATCGTAAAGGCTTTCTATATCGTTGCTGAATTCATGCACCTTGGCCATGAAATCAAAAACCTTATCTGGACGATCCTGATGCCGCTGCTGCTGTTCATCTGGTTCATCATCGCCTTCCTCGCGGATGGCGACAGCTGGAAGCACATGCGCAGGAATTCTCCCAGCGCGCCGCTGCCTGCTGAAAAAGTAGCACCCGCGCACGGTGGTGGCAACCATCACTAA
- a CDS encoding cytochrome c oxidase subunit 3, protein MDNAVTANKKWWSGGSSPFNVSYGKLMMWYFLISDAFTFGALLIAYGTQRFMAEAWPDPNVVFHSFPFMGHADLPLVFVSLMTFILIMSSVTMVLAVNAGKYMDKQSVVKWLSWTILGGIMFLGCQAWEWMHLHEVGAWWGQNPFPNADGTAAISTNFTDFFFTITGFHGLHVTSGVILNIIVLVNVLKGTYQRRGHYEMVEKVGLYWHFVDLVWVFVFTCFYLL, encoded by the coding sequence ATGGATAACGCAGTAACAGCGAACAAAAAATGGTGGAGCGGAGGGTCTTCTCCCTTCAACGTGAGCTATGGCAAACTGATGATGTGGTACTTCCTCATTTCCGATGCCTTCACATTCGGCGCATTGCTGATCGCTTACGGCACGCAACGTTTCATGGCCGAAGCATGGCCTGATCCCAACGTCGTATTCCACTCCTTCCCGTTCATGGGCCATGCAGACCTCCCGCTGGTATTCGTGAGCTTGATGACATTCATCCTGATCATGTCTTCCGTTACCATGGTACTGGCTGTGAATGCTGGTAAATACATGGACAAACAGTCCGTTGTGAAATGGCTGTCCTGGACCATCTTAGGCGGTATCATGTTCTTAGGCTGCCAGGCCTGGGAATGGATGCACCTGCACGAAGTAGGCGCCTGGTGGGGACAAAATCCCTTCCCGAACGCTGACGGAACGGCTGCCATCTCCACGAACTTCACCGACTTCTTCTTCACCATCACCGGCTTCCACGGCCTCCACGTAACCTCCGGCGTGATCCTGAACATTATCGTTCTCGTAAACGTCCTGAAAGGTACCTACCAGCGCCGCGGCCACTATGAAATGGTGGAAAAAGTGGGCCTCTACTGGCACTTTGTAGACCTGGTGTGGGTATTCGTATTCACCTGCTTCTATCTCCTCTAA
- a CDS encoding cytochrome c oxidase subunit 3, whose translation MITMNAPKNKIHPHKYSMWIAMASITMMFIGFTSAYVVKRSQANWLSFDLPAIFYVSTVLILLSSGTIYLAGRQFKARNMGAYKQLITLTALLGIAFTVCQFIGFADMKNHGLALDSTVSASFIYAIVGAHVLHVLGGVAVLLVMFFRAFRTRVRTYSSVPIEVASTYWHFVDGLWIYLLIFFSLAR comes from the coding sequence ATGATTACAATGAACGCACCTAAAAATAAGATACACCCGCATAAGTACTCTATGTGGATCGCGATGGCGAGCATCACCATGATGTTCATCGGGTTCACGAGCGCCTATGTGGTGAAACGCTCGCAGGCCAACTGGCTCAGCTTCGACCTGCCGGCTATCTTTTATGTGTCAACCGTACTGATCCTGCTAAGCAGCGGCACCATTTACCTGGCCGGCCGCCAGTTCAAGGCGCGCAACATGGGCGCTTACAAGCAGCTGATCACTCTGACAGCCTTGCTGGGCATCGCCTTCACGGTATGCCAGTTCATCGGCTTCGCGGATATGAAGAACCACGGCCTCGCGCTCGACAGCACGGTGTCGGCCTCCTTCATCTACGCGATCGTAGGCGCACACGTCCTGCACGTCCTCGGCGGCGTTGCGGTGCTCCTGGTAATGTTCTTCCGGGCATTCCGCACCCGCGTACGCACGTACAGCTCCGTGCCCATCGAAGTAGCATCCACCTATTGGCATTTCGTGGACGGGCTCTGGATTTACCTGCTGATATTTTTCAGCCTGGCCCGATAA
- the cyoE gene encoding heme o synthase — protein sequence MSLSYAIASRVKDYFMMMKFTLTFMVVFSCVVAYLLVPGVEFGLIKVLLLFAGGILVSGSANIINQILERETDKLMARTAVRPLPGGRVSVPEAWVLCALTGVGGIAIMGFAFNWLSAGLSLLSLVLYGFVYTPWKKWNSLAVLVGAVPGAFPVLIGWAAGENALSIGGWSLFAIQFLWQFPHFWAIAWVAHKDYTRAGFRLMPTEAGPGKMIALQAAMYTLLLIPAGVAPYLLGLTGYISAIAAIIIGAWYLSKAVQLYRKEDVASARKLMFGSYIYLAVILLALLFDKVKL from the coding sequence TTGTCTTTATCATACGCCATTGCAAGCAGGGTGAAAGATTACTTCATGATGATGAAGTTCACGCTCACCTTTATGGTAGTGTTCTCCTGCGTGGTCGCCTATTTGTTGGTGCCTGGTGTGGAATTTGGCCTGATTAAAGTTCTTTTATTATTTGCCGGCGGCATCCTGGTATCCGGATCCGCCAATATCATCAACCAGATCCTGGAGCGGGAGACGGACAAACTGATGGCGCGCACGGCTGTAAGGCCGCTGCCCGGCGGCAGGGTGTCTGTTCCGGAAGCCTGGGTGCTTTGCGCGCTGACCGGCGTGGGAGGCATCGCTATCATGGGCTTCGCTTTCAACTGGCTGTCGGCGGGGTTAAGCCTCTTGTCGCTGGTGCTGTACGGATTCGTATACACCCCTTGGAAGAAGTGGAACTCGCTGGCTGTACTGGTGGGCGCGGTGCCGGGGGCTTTCCCGGTGCTGATCGGTTGGGCTGCCGGAGAAAATGCGTTGTCCATCGGTGGTTGGTCGCTTTTCGCGATCCAGTTCCTCTGGCAGTTCCCGCACTTCTGGGCGATCGCCTGGGTGGCGCATAAGGATTACACGCGTGCAGGGTTCCGCCTGATGCCTACTGAGGCAGGGCCGGGAAAAATGATTGCCCTGCAGGCCGCGATGTACACCCTGTTGCTGATCCCTGCCGGCGTAGCGCCTTACCTGCTGGGACTCACGGGTTATATTTCCGCGATCGCGGCCATCATTATCGGCGCCTGGTACCTTTCCAAAGCGGTGCAGCTGTACCGTAAGGAAGACGTAGCCTCGGCCCGGAAACTGATGTTCGGTTCGTATATTTACCTGGCAGTGATATTGCTGGCACTGTTGTTCGATAAAGTAAAACTGTGA
- a CDS encoding cbb3-type cytochrome c oxidase subunit I: MSNEATLHSQDFLHHGHEADHGHGNGHDGHGHDHHHEETFISKYIFSMDHKMIAKQFLITGIIWAIIGAFFSVLFRLQLGYPDATFPWLESILGHWAEGGRITAEAYYALVTMHGTILVFFVLTAGLSGTFSNLLIPLQIGARDMASPFMNMLSYWFFFISSIVMMSSLFVQTGPASGGWTSYPPLSALGDASIGSKIGMDLWLISMALFVVSSLLGSLNYISTILNMRTKGMSMTKMPLTVWSFLFTAILGVLSFPVLLSGFVLLLFDRHGGTSFYLSELFVAGKVLPNEGGSAILYQHLFWFLGHPEVYIIILPAMGMVSEVLAVNSRKPIFGYLAMVGSMFAITLLAFLVWAHHMFVTGLNPFLGAFFVLLTLLIAVPSAIKVFNWITTIWRGNIRFTPASLFSIGFVSTFISGGLTGIWLGNSAIDIHLHDTYFVIAHFHIVMGVSAFFGMFAGIYHWFPKMYGRYMNQTIGFIHFWITLIGAYLIFWPMHYEGMAGMPRRYFDYSNWASFNQFAELNTFISFVVIIVFATQLLFVFNFFYSIFKGRKLTTPNPWNATTLEWTTPINPGHGNWPGEIPEVHRWAYDYSKDGKDFIPQTVPVSPDESGH; the protein is encoded by the coding sequence ATGAGTAACGAAGCAACTTTGCACAGTCAGGATTTTCTCCATCACGGCCACGAAGCGGACCATGGGCATGGTAATGGCCATGACGGTCACGGTCATGACCACCATCATGAAGAGACCTTCATCTCGAAGTACATTTTCAGCATGGACCACAAGATGATCGCGAAGCAATTCCTGATCACGGGCATTATCTGGGCCATCATTGGTGCGTTCTTTTCCGTTTTGTTCCGTCTGCAACTGGGTTATCCGGATGCTACCTTCCCCTGGCTGGAATCCATTCTGGGCCACTGGGCTGAAGGCGGCCGTATCACCGCCGAGGCATATTATGCTTTGGTGACGATGCACGGTACCATCTTGGTGTTCTTCGTATTGACTGCCGGCCTTTCGGGCACCTTCTCCAACCTGCTCATTCCCCTGCAGATTGGCGCCCGCGACATGGCTTCTCCTTTCATGAACATGCTGAGCTACTGGTTCTTCTTTATCTCCAGCATTGTAATGATGTCTTCCCTGTTCGTTCAGACAGGCCCTGCTTCCGGCGGCTGGACTTCCTATCCTCCCCTGAGCGCCCTGGGCGATGCCTCTATCGGTTCTAAAATCGGTATGGACCTCTGGCTGATCAGCATGGCATTGTTCGTAGTGTCCTCCCTGCTAGGGAGCCTCAACTATATCTCCACGATCCTGAACATGCGTACCAAAGGTATGAGCATGACGAAGATGCCCCTTACTGTATGGAGCTTCCTCTTCACCGCTATCCTGGGTGTGCTTTCATTCCCGGTTCTGCTGTCCGGTTTCGTGCTGCTGCTGTTCGACCGTCACGGTGGCACCAGCTTCTACCTGAGCGAGCTGTTTGTTGCAGGCAAGGTGCTGCCTAACGAAGGTGGTTCCGCGATCCTTTACCAGCACTTGTTCTGGTTCCTGGGTCACCCTGAAGTATATATCATCATCCTTCCCGCGATGGGTATGGTATCTGAAGTGCTGGCGGTGAATTCCCGCAAGCCGATCTTCGGTTACCTCGCGATGGTGGGTTCCATGTTCGCGATCACGCTGCTGGCGTTCCTGGTATGGGCGCACCACATGTTCGTGACTGGCCTGAACCCCTTCCTCGGCGCGTTCTTCGTACTGTTGACGCTGCTGATTGCGGTACCCTCGGCCATTAAAGTATTTAACTGGATCACGACGATCTGGCGAGGTAATATCCGCTTCACGCCGGCGTCCCTGTTCTCCATCGGTTTCGTGAGCACATTCATCTCCGGTGGTCTGACAGGTATCTGGTTGGGTAACTCCGCCATCGACATCCACCTGCACGATACTTATTTCGTAATCGCCCACTTCCACATCGTAATGGGGGTATCCGCATTCTTCGGTATGTTCGCAGGTATTTACCACTGGTTCCCGAAAATGTACGGCCGTTATATGAACCAAACCATCGGCTTTATCCACTTCTGGATTACACTGATCGGTGCTTACCTCATCTTCTGGCCGATGCACTACGAAGGTATGGCCGGTATGCCGCGTCGTTACTTCGACTACAGCAACTGGGCGTCTTTCAACCAGTTCGCTGAACTGAACACTTTCATCAGCTTTGTGGTGATCATCGTGTTCGCAACGCAGCTGCTGTTTGTATTCAACTTCTTCTACAGTATCTTCAAGGGCCGCAAGCTGACCACGCCTAACCCGTGGAACGCGACCACCCTGGAGTGGACTACACCGATCAATCCCGGTCACGGCAACTGGCCTGGTGAGATTCCGGAAGTTCACCGCTGGGCTTACGATTACAGCAAAGACGGAAAAGATTTCATTCCGCAGACGGTTCCGGTTTCGCCCGACGAGTCCGGCCACTAA
- a CDS encoding cytochrome c oxidase subunit II: protein MSGYLAVIVVVLIFVVIFQIAKASEYVSILKGEKKSREQSNRINGFLMIVFLVLGLIGVWWCHDLLKDRMLGDPASDHGVGVDSLIKVTFIITMIVFVLTQIGLFVFAWRYQEKDGRKAFYFPHNNKLEVIWTVIPAIVLTVLVAFGIRHWLRMTSEAPKESMVVEVTGKQFNWIVRYPGKDGQLGRRNFKLTNDSNNPVGQDWADPLNHDDIIAPELHVVVGKPVKLIIGSRDVVHDVGLPHFRLKMDAVPGIPTTLWFTPTITTAEYRKKTGNPEFVYELACDQMCGSGHYSMKANIVVETQAEYDAWLAKQVTQFSQVEPAKEAAPAAPAVPADSTKAVAAVTK, encoded by the coding sequence ATGTCAGGATATTTAGCAGTTATAGTAGTTGTTCTCATATTCGTCGTGATCTTCCAGATCGCGAAAGCAAGCGAATATGTGTCCATTCTGAAAGGTGAAAAGAAATCGCGCGAGCAGTCCAACCGTATCAACGGTTTCCTGATGATCGTATTCCTGGTGCTGGGACTGATCGGCGTTTGGTGGTGCCATGATTTGCTGAAGGACCGCATGCTGGGTGATCCCGCGTCGGACCACGGTGTAGGCGTAGACAGCCTGATCAAGGTTACCTTCATCATCACCATGATCGTTTTCGTACTGACCCAGATCGGTCTGTTCGTTTTCGCCTGGAGATACCAGGAGAAGGACGGTCGTAAAGCCTTCTATTTCCCGCACAACAACAAACTGGAAGTAATCTGGACGGTAATCCCGGCCATCGTGCTGACGGTTCTCGTAGCTTTCGGTATCCGCCACTGGCTGCGCATGACTTCCGAAGCTCCCAAAGAGTCTATGGTAGTAGAAGTGACAGGCAAGCAGTTCAACTGGATCGTTCGTTACCCCGGTAAAGACGGGCAGCTGGGCCGCCGCAACTTCAAACTCACCAATGATTCCAACAACCCTGTAGGTCAGGATTGGGCGGACCCCCTGAACCATGACGATATTATCGCGCCGGAGCTCCACGTAGTGGTAGGCAAACCGGTGAAACTGATCATCGGTTCCCGCGACGTAGTGCATGACGTAGGTCTGCCTCACTTCCGCCTGAAAATGGACGCGGTTCCGGGTATCCCGACCACGCTGTGGTTCACGCCGACCATTACTACTGCCGAGTATCGTAAGAAGACCGGTAATCCCGAGTTCGTGTATGAGCTGGCTTGCGACCAGATGTGCGGCAGCGGCCACTATTCCATGAAGGCGAACATCGTCGTGGAAACACAGGCTGAATACGACGCATGGCTGGCCAAACAGGTAACGCAATTTTCCCAGGTTGAACCTGCGAAAGAAGCGGCGCCTGCAGCACCTGCTGTACCTGCTGATTCCACCAAAGCCGTAGCGGCGGTTACGAAGTAA
- a CDS encoding quinol:cytochrome C oxidoreductase: MKDQFVVPARLKTTSFVLLGIGLLTLLIGIFALNGEHGPTRFWAGLLQNSTFFLMVALASTFFICVTTLAHGGWQMAFRRVPEAISMTVPVLSVIVLVVLGFLIFGNKGHIYHWLHPEGDRILEFKSPFLNAGFVSTMTVITLALWSILTIKLRRMSLAEDTMLLDQDGRKALIWKGTVWCGLFAVVYALSMGSTTPWIWLMSIDAHWFSTMYSWYTFASTWVSGLSLIALFVVYLKSKGYLEMVNEEHLHDLGKFMFAFSVFWTYLWFSQYMLIWYANMPEETVYFQPRVWGEFRPVFFLNLVINFLCPLLILMKRSSKRNYTLVAFMGGLIIFGHWLDFFQMVMPATVKHLHFPWFELGIGLGFVGLIIYLTAQQLAKAPLTPKNHPYLKESIVHHT, translated from the coding sequence ATGAAGGACCAATTTGTAGTACCAGCAAGATTAAAAACGACCAGCTTCGTGCTTTTGGGCATTGGCTTGCTGACTTTGTTGATCGGAATTTTTGCACTCAACGGCGAACACGGACCCACCCGATTCTGGGCAGGGCTGTTGCAGAACAGCACCTTCTTCCTGATGGTGGCGCTGGCCAGCACCTTTTTCATCTGTGTGACCACCCTGGCGCACGGTGGCTGGCAGATGGCTTTCCGCCGGGTGCCTGAAGCCATCTCCATGACCGTGCCTGTGCTGAGCGTGATCGTGCTGGTAGTACTGGGCTTCCTCATCTTCGGTAACAAAGGGCACATTTACCACTGGCTCCACCCCGAAGGCGACCGTATACTGGAGTTCAAGTCTCCGTTCCTGAACGCAGGCTTCGTATCCACCATGACCGTTATCACCCTCGCCCTCTGGAGCATTCTCACGATCAAACTGCGGAGAATGTCCCTGGCGGAAGATACCATGCTGCTGGACCAGGATGGCCGCAAGGCGCTGATCTGGAAAGGTACGGTATGGTGCGGCCTCTTCGCTGTGGTATACGCACTGAGCATGGGTTCCACCACACCGTGGATCTGGCTCATGAGCATCGACGCACACTGGTTCTCCACCATGTATAGCTGGTACACATTCGCCAGCACCTGGGTTTCCGGCCTGTCGCTCATCGCACTGTTCGTCGTTTACCTGAAAAGCAAAGGCTACCTTGAAATGGTGAACGAAGAGCACCTGCATGACCTCGGCAAATTCATGTTCGCATTCAGCGTATTCTGGACGTACCTCTGGTTCTCCCAGTACATGCTGATCTGGTACGCCAACATGCCCGAAGAAACCGTTTACTTCCAGCCGCGCGTTTGGGGCGAGTTCAGACCCGTGTTCTTCCTGAACCTGGTTATCAACTTCCTCTGCCCGCTGCTGATCCTGATGAAACGTAGTTCCAAACGTAACTATACGCTGGTAGCTTTCATGGGCGGACTGATCATCTTCGGTCACTGGCTCGATTTCTTCCAGATGGTAATGCCGGCAACTGTGAAGCACCTGCACTTCCCCTGGTTTGAACTGGGTATCGGTCTGGGCTTCGTAGGGCTGATCATTTACCTGACGGCACAACAACTGGCAAAAGCGCCGCTGACGCCGAAGAACCATCCGTACCTGAAAGAAAGCATCGTACACCACACCTGA
- a CDS encoding c-type cytochrome has translation MKRTSNILIVAALAGGAFLASCGNKGPHHRNPGKIYAPDMYESRAYEFYSARLASMKPVEGTVKRGAMLPYHLKAEDTAQANLVANPLVLDKAGLEEGKRLYDIYCGVCHGTKLDGNGPLYKGGDGPYPAAPPAFLTGKVLGYTEGRMFHVATFGFNVMGSYASQLDIEQRWKVVGYIKNMQNGGKAPAEAAPAAAPAADSATAAAPAVAAAH, from the coding sequence ATGAAAAGGACTTCCAACATACTGATTGTAGCAGCCTTAGCAGGGGGCGCCTTCCTGGCATCCTGCGGGAACAAGGGGCCGCACCATAGAAATCCCGGCAAGATTTATGCGCCCGATATGTACGAATCCCGTGCATACGAGTTCTACAGCGCCCGCCTTGCGAGCATGAAGCCGGTGGAAGGTACGGTGAAGCGCGGCGCGATGCTGCCGTATCACCTCAAAGCGGAAGACACTGCGCAGGCGAACCTGGTGGCTAACCCCCTGGTGCTGGACAAAGCCGGTCTGGAAGAAGGGAAGCGCCTGTATGATATTTACTGCGGCGTTTGCCACGGCACCAAGCTGGACGGTAACGGTCCGCTGTACAAAGGCGGCGACGGGCCGTATCCTGCTGCCCCTCCGGCATTCCTGACCGGCAAGGTACTGGGATACACTGAGGGCCGTATGTTCCACGTTGCTACTTTCGGGTTCAACGTGATGGGCAGCTACGCCAGCCAGCTGGACATTGAACAGCGTTGGAAAGTGGTAGGCTATATCAAGAATATGCAGAACGGCGGCAAGGCGCCTGCGGAGGCAGCTCCGGCAGCGGCGCCTGCAGCGGATTCGGCAACAGCGGCGGCACCTGCGGTAGCAGCGGCCCATTAA